A region from the Tahibacter amnicola genome encodes:
- a CDS encoding TonB-dependent receptor: protein MIHRRNLLAASIVAALGLYGIAHAETNVLAESAVETAADEKTTQELEEVVVKGIRQSLKASLDAKREADAVVESITAEDIGKFPNTNVAEAIAQVPGVTIDRRFGQGERVSIDGTDPSLNLSFLDGHPVAQSVWLYGEQPNRGFDYTQIASEILGRLEIYKSPEARLPEGSIGGTVLMHTRKPLDLESGTMSGSVGYSYSEQGSEGKPNGSFLFSSKNADETFGIAVAAQHYEEQVDRQGIEIFGYAPASRFTNATGVPGNAQVPNSINAAWFQQTRKRNSAVVNLQFKPTDRFEAELSGLYIRENYDNYNQSMYSFITWTPATVGAVDQLGNVRGGVVTSGHSSADGGAVIYDNQARESEVTTKGVDLSLAYHGETWDVSGQLGHSDSENPNVSQWFIEPVYQGGFSWDINRGITFDNEAAARDPANWKDTGWLGNRGVFSSAADDTYAQIDFSRSFNSVFNQLLFGYRHHKHDESYALHVYGGVRLGSLANVGTIGYVDTMGAFNGFSYGHGHHLYVGRDNVINWVRNSPIDYAHPDAGSTINNTWALTQETDAVYGQLNFATDGKLHGNFGVRFVNVDTDASGYNPGGAAPVLPAPAGWWQTRSSSYNKPLPSFNLIYDATDDVVLRFTGAKVIAWAPYNQMVNNTFLNDATLTGAGGNANLGPYESNNFNVSAEWYFADQSVLAASVFYKRVSNYIDRIARTERQYNSIRDNNPTQWATMVGFNGCTADGFCDYSVSRPYNAGSARIKGFTLSYQQPFGETGFGVSTNYTFADGETNDGNDMPYQSRHSAAISPYYEQGPFSARLTYNYRSHYLAGGYVAGAAPASVDDYAEVGASIGWNFTENLGLSFDAMNLTDEKYFQYLGTKEFVAGKYSTGRRYMLTLRASF from the coding sequence ATGATTCATCGCAGAAACCTGCTCGCGGCCAGTATCGTCGCCGCGCTTGGCCTTTACGGTATCGCCCATGCGGAAACCAACGTGCTCGCCGAAAGCGCCGTCGAAACGGCTGCTGACGAGAAGACCACCCAGGAGCTCGAAGAGGTGGTGGTCAAGGGCATCCGCCAGAGCCTGAAAGCCTCGCTGGACGCCAAGCGCGAAGCCGACGCCGTGGTCGAGTCGATCACCGCCGAAGACATCGGCAAATTCCCGAACACCAACGTCGCCGAAGCCATCGCGCAGGTACCGGGCGTCACCATCGACCGTCGCTTCGGCCAGGGCGAGCGCGTATCCATCGACGGCACCGATCCGAGCCTGAACCTGTCGTTCCTCGACGGCCATCCGGTCGCGCAGTCAGTCTGGTTGTATGGCGAACAGCCCAATCGCGGCTTCGACTACACGCAGATCGCCTCGGAAATCCTCGGGCGGCTGGAAATCTACAAGTCGCCCGAAGCGCGCCTTCCCGAGGGGTCGATCGGCGGTACGGTGCTGATGCACACGCGCAAGCCGCTGGACCTGGAAAGCGGCACGATGAGCGGCTCGGTGGGCTACAGCTACAGCGAGCAGGGTTCGGAGGGCAAGCCGAACGGTTCCTTCCTCTTCAGCAGCAAGAACGCGGACGAAACCTTCGGTATCGCCGTGGCCGCGCAGCACTACGAAGAACAGGTGGATCGCCAGGGCATCGAGATCTTCGGCTACGCGCCGGCCTCGCGCTTCACCAACGCCACCGGCGTGCCGGGCAACGCCCAGGTTCCCAACTCGATCAATGCGGCCTGGTTCCAGCAGACGCGCAAGCGCAACAGCGCCGTGGTGAACCTGCAGTTCAAGCCCACCGATCGCTTCGAGGCGGAGTTGTCGGGGCTGTACATCCGCGAAAACTACGACAACTACAACCAGTCGATGTACAGCTTCATCACCTGGACGCCGGCCACTGTGGGCGCGGTGGATCAGCTGGGCAACGTACGCGGCGGCGTGGTGACGTCCGGCCACTCCTCGGCTGACGGCGGCGCAGTGATCTACGACAACCAGGCGCGTGAATCGGAAGTCACCACCAAGGGTGTCGACCTGTCGCTGGCTTATCACGGTGAAACCTGGGATGTCAGCGGCCAGCTCGGCCATTCCGATTCGGAAAATCCGAATGTGTCGCAATGGTTCATCGAGCCGGTGTACCAGGGCGGATTCAGCTGGGACATCAACCGCGGCATCACCTTCGACAACGAAGCCGCGGCGCGCGACCCGGCCAACTGGAAGGACACCGGCTGGCTCGGCAATCGGGGCGTGTTTTCGTCCGCGGCCGACGACACCTATGCGCAGATCGACTTCTCGCGCAGCTTCAACAGCGTGTTCAACCAGCTGCTGTTCGGCTACCGCCACCACAAGCACGATGAGTCGTACGCGCTGCACGTCTATGGCGGCGTGCGCCTGGGATCGCTCGCGAATGTGGGCACCATCGGCTACGTCGATACCATGGGTGCCTTCAACGGGTTTTCGTACGGCCATGGCCACCACCTCTACGTGGGCCGTGACAATGTGATCAACTGGGTGCGCAACTCGCCGATCGACTACGCCCATCCGGATGCGGGTTCGACCATCAACAACACCTGGGCGCTGACGCAGGAGACCGACGCGGTCTACGGCCAGCTCAATTTCGCCACCGACGGCAAGCTGCACGGCAACTTCGGCGTGCGCTTCGTCAACGTCGATACCGATGCGAGCGGCTACAACCCGGGCGGCGCCGCGCCGGTGCTGCCGGCGCCCGCGGGCTGGTGGCAGACCAGGAGCAGCAGCTACAACAAGCCGCTGCCCTCGTTCAACCTGATCTACGACGCGACCGACGATGTGGTGCTGCGCTTCACCGGCGCGAAGGTGATCGCCTGGGCGCCGTACAACCAGATGGTCAACAACACCTTCCTCAATGACGCCACGCTCACCGGTGCCGGTGGCAACGCCAACCTGGGGCCCTACGAATCGAACAACTTCAATGTCTCGGCCGAGTGGTACTTCGCCGACCAGTCGGTGCTCGCGGCCTCGGTTTTCTACAAGCGCGTCTCGAACTATATCGATCGCATCGCACGCACCGAGCGCCAGTACAACTCGATCCGCGACAACAACCCCACCCAGTGGGCGACGATGGTCGGCTTCAACGGCTGTACCGCTGACGGCTTCTGCGACTACAGCGTTTCCCGCCCGTACAACGCCGGAAGCGCGCGCATCAAGGGCTTCACCCTGAGCTACCAGCAACCCTTCGGCGAGACCGGTTTCGGTGTGTCGACCAACTACACCTTTGCCGACGGCGAGACCAACGACGGCAACGACATGCCGTACCAGTCGCGCCACTCGGCAGCGATCAGTCCGTACTACGAGCAGGGCCCCTTCAGCGCGCGCCTGACCTACAACTATCGCAGCCACTATCTGGCGGGCGGCTACGTCGCGGGTGCCGCGCCGGCCAGCGTCGACGACTACGCCGAAGTCGGCGCCAGCATCGGCTGGAACTTCACCGAGAACCTCGGCCTCTCCTTCGACGCGATGAATCTCACGGACGAGAAATATTTCCAGTACCTGGGCACCAAGGAATTCGTCGCGGGCAAGTATTCGACCGGCCGTCGCTATATGCTCACCCTGCGCGCCAGCTTCTGA
- a CDS encoding beta-N-acetylhexosaminidase, translating into MRWCTRIPLVMLSVAVAPATLEAAPPVIPAPQVMVQGKGHFHLAEGAAVCAAAGESAAAHYFADLVQRTRHLSISVDNVGKPGCLNFDIDPMAPVEHAEGYSIQVEPDKARVRARTPQGLFYGAVTLWQLATRSAGGGLDFPAVSIDDQPRYVWRGLMLDSARHYQSPEFIKRLIDAMALHKLNTLHWHLSDDQGWRIEIKKYPRLTDIGAWRVPAGAAPAADIDPATRKPRLHGGYYTQDTVRDIVRYAAERHITIVPEIDMPGHAQAAIAAYPKLGTGDTPVVSPDWGVHTYLLNVDDETFAFFQDVMDEILELFPGKYIHIGGDEAAKDRWKTSESVQARRRALGIADETRLQAWFTKRWEQWLSAKGRRLIGWDEILEGGLPEGASVMSWRGTQGAIEAAKEGHDVVLSPAPELYLDNLQSNSDAEPSGRTAYVTLQQLYGFEPTPSELTAEQARHVLGAQANVWTEHMRLAERVEHAVFPRIAALAEVTWSSRDRRDWSGFVARLPAQLERYRQLGIRYADSAFAVRVNPEYVAGAATARLSLASQVDAGEIRYTLDGSTPTATASRYGEPLTVKTGTTLRANRFLDDTALAGETRYTADAATLLSRGSATLAPCRENSLLLRLEDDAPLKGERPVYTVDIFDACWKWPSAPLAGVGAIDVSVANLPFNFQLLQDIKHVVVRPTKDPAGELQVFRGACDGKPWRSVSLGEAAKSFERTTVRVAIDGADAPADLCLRFARPDSTVLWAVDRVQLIPAAR; encoded by the coding sequence ATGCGTTGGTGTACCCGTATTCCGCTCGTGATGCTGTCGGTGGCGGTGGCGCCGGCAACCCTGGAGGCGGCACCGCCGGTGATTCCCGCGCCGCAGGTGATGGTGCAGGGCAAGGGGCATTTCCACCTCGCCGAAGGCGCTGCGGTGTGCGCTGCGGCCGGCGAATCGGCTGCCGCGCACTATTTCGCGGACCTCGTTCAGCGTACGCGGCACCTGTCGATTTCCGTGGACAACGTCGGGAAGCCCGGTTGCCTGAATTTCGACATCGACCCGATGGCACCTGTGGAGCATGCAGAGGGTTACAGCATCCAGGTGGAGCCGGACAAGGCACGCGTCCGGGCGCGTACGCCGCAAGGGCTTTTCTACGGTGCCGTTACGCTCTGGCAGCTGGCGACCAGGAGTGCCGGGGGCGGCCTGGACTTTCCCGCCGTCTCCATCGACGACCAGCCCCGCTACGTCTGGCGCGGACTGATGCTCGACTCCGCACGCCACTACCAGTCACCGGAATTCATCAAGCGCCTCATCGATGCGATGGCGCTGCACAAGCTCAACACGCTGCACTGGCACCTGAGTGACGACCAGGGCTGGCGTATCGAGATCAAGAAGTACCCCCGGCTAACCGACATCGGCGCCTGGCGCGTGCCGGCCGGCGCTGCCCCGGCCGCCGATATCGATCCGGCAACCAGAAAGCCGCGCCTGCACGGCGGCTACTACACCCAGGATACCGTCCGCGACATCGTGCGCTACGCCGCCGAGCGACATATCACCATCGTTCCGGAAATCGACATGCCCGGCCATGCGCAGGCGGCTATCGCGGCCTATCCGAAGCTGGGTACGGGCGATACGCCGGTGGTGTCGCCGGACTGGGGCGTGCACACTTATCTGCTGAACGTCGACGACGAGACGTTCGCATTCTTCCAGGACGTCATGGACGAGATCCTGGAGCTGTTTCCCGGCAAGTACATCCACATCGGCGGTGACGAGGCGGCGAAGGACCGCTGGAAGACATCCGAGTCCGTCCAGGCGCGCCGGCGCGCACTCGGTATCGCCGACGAAACGCGCCTGCAGGCCTGGTTCACGAAGCGCTGGGAGCAATGGCTGTCCGCCAAGGGGCGCCGCCTGATCGGCTGGGACGAAATTCTGGAGGGCGGACTGCCGGAAGGCGCTAGCGTGATGTCCTGGCGCGGGACGCAGGGCGCCATCGAAGCGGCGAAAGAGGGCCATGACGTGGTGCTGTCGCCGGCGCCCGAGCTGTATCTGGACAATCTGCAGAGCAACTCGGACGCGGAACCCTCTGGCCGCACCGCCTACGTGACGCTGCAGCAGCTCTACGGCTTCGAGCCGACGCCATCCGAACTGACCGCCGAACAGGCGCGCCACGTGCTCGGTGCCCAGGCCAACGTCTGGACGGAGCACATGCGCCTGGCCGAGCGCGTCGAGCATGCCGTGTTTCCGCGCATCGCGGCGCTGGCCGAGGTGACCTGGTCCTCGCGCGATCGCCGCGACTGGTCCGGTTTCGTCGCGCGCCTGCCGGCGCAGCTGGAGCGTTACCGGCAGTTGGGTATCCGCTACGCCGACAGTGCGTTTGCGGTGCGTGTGAATCCCGAGTACGTCGCGGGCGCAGCCACGGCGCGGTTGTCGCTTGCTTCCCAGGTTGACGCCGGCGAGATCCGCTACACCCTCGATGGCAGCACACCGACCGCAACGGCGTCACGCTATGGGGAACCGCTGACGGTCAAGACGGGCACGACGCTGCGCGCCAACCGTTTCCTGGACGACACGGCATTGGCGGGAGAGACCCGCTACACGGCGGATGCGGCCACATTGCTGTCGCGCGGCAGCGCCACGCTGGCGCCGTGCCGCGAAAACAGCCTGCTCTTGCGGCTGGAGGACGATGCACCGCTCAAGGGCGAGCGGCCGGTCTACACCGTGGACATCTTCGATGCGTGCTGGAAATGGCCATCGGCACCGCTGGCCGGTGTCGGGGCGATCGACGTATCGGTGGCCAACCTGCCTTTCAATTTCCAGCTGCTGCAGGACATCAAGCACGTCGTGGTGCGGCCGACGAAAGACCCGGCCGGCGAGCTGCAGGTGTTCCGGGGGGCGTGCGACGGCAAGCCCTGGCGCAGTGTGTCGCTGGGCGAAGCGGCGAAGTCGTTCGAACGCACGACCGTGCGTGTCGCCATTGACGGCGCCGACGCACCGGCTGACCTGTGCCTGCGCTTCGCGCGTCCGGATTCGACCGTGCTGTGGGCGGTGGACCGCGTCCAGCTGATACCCGCCGCACGCTGA
- a CDS encoding FMN-binding negative transcriptional regulator, with the protein MRTTPLFTPPPDDIANLIRTWPLALLVSTGDAGYAATPLPLLLEHDAQGNAFLLGHFARSNPQLDALARSPRAIAIFLGPHGYLSPSWLRDRSQAPTWNFATVQMQVEVATDPSPAAALDAVRRLTDQVERGRTEAWSPDELGERLHRLLPAIIAFRARVLHTAATFKLGQNERADVLADFLAALDGDPLQAPLARMMRAANARRLASRVDGDRPHRAIDSSGNRA; encoded by the coding sequence ATGCGCACCACACCGCTGTTCACACCGCCCCCGGACGACATCGCGAACCTGATCCGAACCTGGCCGCTGGCGCTCCTGGTATCGACCGGCGACGCCGGCTACGCCGCCACGCCCCTGCCCCTGCTGCTTGAGCACGACGCCCAGGGCAACGCGTTTCTGCTAGGGCATTTCGCACGCAGTAATCCCCAGCTGGACGCCCTCGCGCGTTCGCCTCGCGCCATCGCGATCTTCCTGGGACCGCACGGCTACCTGTCGCCGTCGTGGCTGCGGGATCGCTCCCAGGCGCCGACCTGGAATTTCGCCACCGTGCAGATGCAGGTGGAGGTAGCGACCGATCCATCGCCTGCCGCGGCGCTGGATGCCGTCCGGCGACTCACCGACCAGGTCGAGCGCGGGCGCACGGAAGCCTGGTCGCCGGACGAACTGGGCGAACGCCTGCACCGGCTGCTGCCGGCGATCATTGCATTCCGGGCGCGCGTGCTCCACACCGCGGCCACGTTCAAGCTTGGCCAGAATGAGCGCGCGGACGTGCTGGCAGACTTCCTCGCCGCGCTGGACGGCGATCCGCTGCAGGCGCCGCTGGCACGAATGATGCGCGCGGCCAATGCCCGTCGCCTGGCCAGCCGCGTCGACGGCGACCGGCCGCATCGCGCCATTGACAGCTCCGGCAACCGGGCATAG
- a CDS encoding proline racemase family protein: MMDLSAALRWQPPANWARIRTLDLHTAGEPLRLVIDGYPALAGRSVLERRRDALAHHDWARRVLMFEPRGHVDMYGCILTAPATADADFGVLFTHNEGYSAMCGHGIIAVTTALLELGMVPANKAIDGLRIDTPAGRVTAFADFDGERVARVRFHNVASFVAARDAVVDVPGLGTIRYDLVYGGGFYAYVDAADVGLTLEPASTPQLIAAGTAIKQAVVASRPVRHPTEADLGFLYGTIFVGPPTNPAHHSRNVCIFAEGEVDRSPTGTGVSGRCALHVARGDVALGESMVIESILGTTFAVRAVDAVDFGGYPAIIPEVEGKAYVCGRNEFLVDPEDPLAHGFLLR, from the coding sequence ATGATGGATCTTTCTGCAGCCCTGCGCTGGCAGCCGCCAGCGAACTGGGCGCGCATTCGCACTCTGGATCTGCACACCGCCGGCGAGCCGCTGCGGCTGGTGATCGACGGCTATCCGGCGCTGGCCGGCCGTTCCGTCCTCGAGCGGCGTCGCGACGCGCTGGCTCACCATGACTGGGCGCGTCGTGTGCTGATGTTCGAGCCGCGCGGCCACGTCGACATGTACGGCTGCATCCTCACTGCACCCGCCACGGCGGATGCCGACTTCGGCGTGCTGTTCACGCACAACGAGGGTTACAGTGCGATGTGCGGCCACGGCATCATCGCAGTGACCACGGCATTGCTCGAACTGGGCATGGTGCCGGCGAACAAGGCGATCGATGGCCTTCGCATTGATACACCGGCAGGACGCGTCACCGCGTTCGCGGATTTCGATGGCGAGCGCGTGGCGCGGGTGCGCTTCCACAACGTGGCCTCGTTCGTGGCCGCACGGGATGCCGTCGTGGATGTGCCCGGGCTCGGCACGATCCGCTACGACCTCGTCTACGGTGGCGGCTTCTACGCCTATGTGGACGCGGCGGATGTCGGGCTCACCCTGGAACCGGCGTCCACGCCGCAGCTGATAGCGGCAGGAACGGCGATCAAGCAGGCCGTTGTGGCATCGCGTCCGGTGCGCCACCCGACCGAGGCGGACCTCGGTTTCCTCTACGGCACCATCTTCGTCGGCCCGCCGACGAACCCGGCGCACCACAGCCGTAACGTGTGCATCTTTGCCGAAGGCGAAGTGGATCGCAGCCCGACCGGCACGGGCGTCTCGGGTCGCTGCGCCCTGCACGTGGCGCGCGGTGACGTGGCACTGGGCGAGTCGATGGTGATCGAGAGCATCCTGGGTACCACCTTCGCGGTCCGTGCCGTGGACGCCGTCGATTTCGGCGGCTACCCCGCAATCATTCCCGAGGTGGAAGGCAAGGCGTACGTCTGCGGCCGCAACGAATTCCTGGTCGACCCCGAGGATCCCCTCGCACACGGATTCCTGCTGCGGTGA
- a CDS encoding ornithine cyclodeaminase family protein has translation MSDASTLPHLRDDAVAAVLSMPVAIGLMRTAFLAISRGEATVPTRLSVPMAEHDARALVMPSYLPASGIACVKWVNVNHSNPLQGLPMIHGIIMACDAATGRPLALLDAEMLTAIRTGAASGLATDLLAPPGAAHLAVFGSGAQARTQVEGVCAVRPIRRLTVFGRDRQRACDFAESMAARHALHAGVGDSLELLREADVICTATPSKVPLFPAAALPGCVHINAVGSYRPDLCEIGPDVLVRSRVVVDQRGACFAEAGELVQGLAAGVLDDGSAIAELGELIDAGVPARSARPERPFTLFKSVGNAVQDLVCVAEVLRRYAIASGHSSP, from the coding sequence GTGAGTGACGCTTCCACCCTGCCGCACCTGCGCGACGATGCCGTGGCCGCCGTACTGTCGATGCCCGTGGCCATCGGATTGATGCGCACGGCGTTCCTGGCCATCAGTCGCGGTGAAGCCACCGTACCGACACGGCTCAGCGTACCAATGGCCGAGCATGACGCGCGTGCGCTGGTCATGCCCAGCTACCTGCCGGCGTCGGGCATTGCCTGCGTAAAGTGGGTCAATGTGAATCATTCCAATCCGTTGCAGGGGTTGCCGATGATCCACGGCATCATCATGGCCTGCGACGCCGCGACAGGTCGGCCGCTGGCCCTGCTTGATGCCGAGATGCTGACGGCGATCCGGACCGGTGCCGCCAGCGGCCTGGCGACGGACCTTCTGGCTCCGCCGGGCGCGGCGCATCTGGCGGTGTTCGGCAGTGGTGCGCAGGCGCGGACGCAGGTCGAGGGCGTGTGCGCCGTGCGGCCGATCCGGCGGCTGACCGTCTTTGGCCGGGACCGGCAGCGTGCCTGCGACTTCGCCGAGTCCATGGCGGCGCGCCACGCCCTGCATGCGGGCGTTGGCGACTCGCTGGAGCTGCTGCGGGAAGCCGACGTCATCTGCACCGCCACGCCGTCGAAGGTGCCGCTGTTTCCGGCAGCGGCGCTGCCAGGATGCGTGCACATCAACGCCGTCGGCAGTTATCGTCCGGACCTGTGCGAGATCGGCCCGGATGTGCTGGTGCGCAGCCGCGTCGTGGTCGACCAGCGTGGCGCCTGCTTCGCGGAGGCTGGTGAGCTGGTCCAGGGGCTGGCTGCCGGTGTGCTGGACGACGGCAGTGCCATCGCCGAGCTGGGGGAGCTGATCGATGCCGGAGTGCCCGCGCGGTCCGCCCGACCGGAGCGACCATTCACGCTGTTCAAGTCGGTCGGCAATGCAGTGCAGGACCTGGTCTGCGTGGCCGAAGTGCTTCGCCGCTACGCCATTGCTAGCGGGCACTCATCGCCATGA
- a CDS encoding HupE/UreJ family protein, whose product MCTARARIILFLAALLATFGGACRAHPVTQSALRVHVDPGSVRLHATISTEEFLVGAFHLGVAQADDPERLAAYGRYLARHLTVQADGALLHGHVMAAPAALRAPLVFQIDYPLPQPLQRLRLSQDVLREFDYTPGNPWEASYVVDWTPAPSPASPHPLTATAPLLLDCTGHPLALCIPAPTSDGLFLAFVKEGLHHILSGYDHLLFVLALLFSVRRLGGLVAVVTVFTLAHTLTLGLASAGYVPGAPSVVEPLIAASIVVMALHNLRGERQRIGANLAIAFGFGLFHGLGFAGGLAEAMSAHAAAALLPALAGFGIGVELGHQLVVLPTFAAWALCRRYATPTVSERWVPRTGSALIGVAGMAYFLMAMSAR is encoded by the coding sequence ATGTGCACCGCTAGGGCGCGGATCATTCTGTTCCTGGCTGCGTTACTCGCGACCTTCGGCGGCGCCTGCCGCGCACACCCGGTCACGCAGAGTGCGCTCCGCGTCCATGTCGACCCCGGGAGCGTGCGCCTGCACGCGACGATTTCCACCGAGGAATTTCTCGTTGGCGCATTCCACCTGGGCGTAGCGCAGGCCGATGATCCCGAACGGCTGGCGGCCTATGGCCGCTACCTGGCACGCCATCTCACCGTCCAGGCCGATGGTGCCCTGCTCCATGGGCACGTCATGGCGGCACCCGCGGCACTGCGCGCGCCGCTGGTGTTCCAGATCGACTATCCCCTGCCGCAGCCGCTGCAACGGCTGCGTCTGTCGCAGGATGTACTGCGCGAGTTCGACTACACGCCTGGTAATCCGTGGGAGGCCAGCTACGTCGTTGACTGGACGCCTGCGCCGTCACCCGCGTCGCCGCACCCGCTCACCGCCACCGCTCCGCTGCTGCTGGACTGCACCGGCCATCCGCTGGCCTTGTGCATCCCTGCACCGACCAGCGACGGATTGTTCCTCGCCTTCGTGAAGGAAGGCTTGCATCACATCCTCAGCGGCTACGATCACCTGCTATTCGTGCTGGCGCTGCTGTTTTCGGTGAGACGGCTGGGCGGGCTGGTCGCCGTCGTTACCGTATTCACTCTGGCGCACACGCTCACCCTCGGACTGGCCAGCGCCGGCTACGTGCCGGGCGCGCCGTCCGTGGTGGAACCCCTGATCGCCGCCAGCATCGTCGTCATGGCCCTGCACAACCTCCGCGGCGAGCGGCAGAGGATTGGCGCGAACCTCGCGATTGCGTTCGGATTCGGCCTTTTCCATGGCCTCGGATTCGCCGGCGGGCTGGCCGAGGCGATGTCCGCGCACGCTGCCGCCGCGCTGCTGCCGGCCCTCGCCGGCTTTGGTATCGGCGTGGAACTGGGCCACCAGCTCGTGGTGCTGCCCACCTTCGCCGCCTGGGCGCTATGCCGCCGCTATGCCACGCCCACCGTCAGCGAACGCTGGGTGCCGCGCACCGGTTCCGCCCTGATCGGTGTGGCGGGAATGGCCTATTTCCTCATGGCGATGAGTGCCCGCTAG
- a CDS encoding tetratricopeptide repeat protein, with amino-acid sequence MPHRRAGGHAEPDLLRRLGTLVLLLATGIAAIAAMPHLRHRTQAPPVEAGAYQREWRRLAQGVRQAELADDTPRYAQLRYRQLMLSGDTRGLAELAEHLRRRHADDDLLALRIDLALHRTTGALNRLAPLDDGSTEPALLRAQILLQLGEEATAESLFRDVLARERRWEALAGLAAIETARGDNAAADRHYAQAADELDVRQMRTYCWVLLQRGWLRLRQGQTEAAITFYALAESAYDGYWLVDDHMAEALAAAGRYDEAVARYRISIDRASRPESWQALGELYHHRGDAASATPWLTRARDAYEQSVARGETHYLHHLASLYADAQPDPPRAVELARRDFAQRPTRGTRDALAWALYRDGQFAAAHAVMVPLVAQGSGDAEVYLHAGLIHLAAGHADLARGALERASTLNPNPGRFHVHR; translated from the coding sequence ATGCCGCACAGGCGTGCCGGCGGGCACGCCGAGCCGGACCTGTTGCGGCGCCTGGGCACGCTCGTCCTGCTGCTGGCCACCGGCATTGCCGCCATCGCGGCAATGCCGCACCTTCGCCACCGCACCCAGGCCCCGCCGGTCGAAGCCGGGGCCTATCAACGCGAGTGGCGTAGGCTGGCCCAGGGTGTCCGCCAGGCGGAGCTGGCCGACGACACGCCGCGCTACGCGCAGTTGCGCTACCGGCAGTTGATGCTCTCCGGCGACACCCGCGGGCTTGCCGAACTGGCGGAACACCTGCGCCGGCGCCACGCGGACGATGACCTGCTGGCACTTCGCATCGATCTGGCCCTGCACCGCACGACGGGCGCCCTGAACCGGCTGGCGCCGCTGGATGACGGCAGTACGGAACCGGCGCTGCTGCGCGCGCAGATTCTGCTGCAACTGGGCGAGGAAGCGACGGCGGAATCCCTCTTTCGCGACGTGCTGGCGCGCGAGCGGCGCTGGGAAGCCCTGGCGGGACTGGCCGCTATCGAAACGGCCCGCGGCGACAATGCAGCCGCCGACCGGCACTACGCGCAGGCGGCCGACGAACTGGACGTGCGCCAGATGCGCACCTATTGCTGGGTGCTGCTGCAGCGCGGCTGGCTGCGGCTGCGCCAGGGCCAGACCGAAGCGGCCATCACCTTCTATGCACTGGCGGAATCGGCCTACGATGGTTACTGGCTGGTGGACGATCACATGGCCGAAGCGCTGGCAGCGGCCGGACGGTATGACGAGGCCGTCGCGCGCTACCGGATCAGTATCGATCGCGCATCGCGCCCGGAATCGTGGCAGGCACTGGGTGAGCTCTATCACCACCGCGGCGACGCGGCCAGCGCGACACCGTGGCTCACGCGCGCGCGCGATGCCTACGAACAGTCCGTGGCACGCGGCGAGACCCACTATCTGCATCACCTGGCCTCCCTCTACGCCGACGCCCAGCCTGATCCGCCCCGCGCCGTCGAACTGGCACGGCGGGATTTTGCCCAGCGGCCGACGCGGGGCACGCGCGATGCCCTGGCCTGGGCGCTCTACCGCGATGGCCAGTTCGCCGCCGCGCACGCGGTCATGGTGCCGCTCGTCGCGCAAGGCAGTGGGGACGCCGAGGTCTACCTGCACGCGGGCCTGATCCACCTGGCCGCCGGTCATGCCGATCTCGCGCGCGGCGCACTGGAACGGGCGTCCACCCTCAATCCGAATCCAGGACGCTTCCATGTGCACCGCTAG